In Pedobacter heparinus DSM 2366, the following are encoded in one genomic region:
- a CDS encoding DUF6266 family protein: MGIIRQGILGGFRNKTGSVVGAYWRNRDVIRGLPRVSNKPATQAQINQRFKFGLVTGFLARLSSFIDLGFGSGNGSVSAMNEAVSYHLREAITGAAPNFSIDYSKLKINKGKLLLANGIEVAITVAARIDFSWLNTVPDGKYKDATDRANVVVYNPAKNSFVTLPGAAARSALGYNLLLPADYSGDEVHCYISFSSVIHKKLVSDTFYVGEFIVL; this comes from the coding sequence GACAGGGGATCCTTGGCGGGTTCCGAAACAAAACAGGAAGTGTGGTGGGGGCTTATTGGCGCAACCGCGATGTGATCAGGGGTTTGCCCCGGGTAAGCAACAAGCCGGCAACCCAGGCGCAGATTAACCAGCGGTTTAAATTTGGCTTGGTTACGGGCTTTTTGGCACGCCTTTCCAGCTTTATTGACCTGGGCTTTGGTTCGGGGAATGGCTCAGTAAGTGCGATGAATGAGGCCGTATCCTATCACCTGCGTGAAGCCATTACCGGTGCAGCGCCCAATTTCAGTATCGACTACAGCAAATTGAAGATCAACAAAGGCAAGCTGTTGCTGGCCAATGGCATAGAAGTGGCCATTACCGTGGCTGCCCGTATTGACTTCAGCTGGCTGAACACGGTGCCCGACGGCAAATACAAGGATGCGACAGACAGGGCCAATGTGGTGGTGTATAATCCGGCAAAGAACAGCTTTGTGACTTTGCCTGGTGCTGCTGCCCGTTCGGCCTTAGGTTACAACTTGTTGCTGCCCGCCGATTACAGTGGCGATGAGGTGCATTGCTACATCAGCTTTAGCTCGGTAATCCACAAAAAACTGGTATCTGATACCTTTTATGTGGGAGAGTTTATTGTGCTGTAA
- a CDS encoding peptidoglycan-binding protein, which translates to MAKIGFLLGIVWLAAAGSSWSFGRNIISYEKNNFIEIARSQIGIRETNCENCGVAVKGYLSYVGIKSPAPWCAAFVSWCFGQAGYARPRTAWSPALFPRSRLVTAAKPGIVYGIFFASMKRIGHCGITERLQGDFIVGLEANTSLAGSREGDGVYRKVRHKRSIHRYADWL; encoded by the coding sequence ATGGCAAAAATTGGTTTTTTATTGGGCATCGTTTGGCTTGCTGCTGCTGGCAGCAGTTGGAGCTTTGGCCGCAATATTATAAGTTATGAAAAGAATAATTTCATCGAAATTGCCCGTTCGCAAATCGGGATTAGGGAAACAAATTGTGAAAATTGCGGTGTCGCTGTTAAGGGATATCTTAGTTACGTGGGTATCAAATCGCCTGCGCCCTGGTGCGCGGCGTTTGTGAGCTGGTGTTTTGGGCAGGCCGGTTATGCACGGCCCCGAACGGCCTGGTCGCCCGCGCTGTTTCCGCGTTCTAGGCTGGTTACTGCAGCTAAACCGGGTATAGTGTATGGAATTTTCTTTGCCAGTATGAAGCGTATTGGTCATTGTGGGATAACGGAGCGGTTACAGGGAGATTTTATAGTTGGTTTGGAGGCGAATACCAGTCTGGCCGGATCAAGGGAGGGCGATGGGGTGTATAGAAAAGTAAGGCACAAGCGCAGTATTCATCGCTATGCGGATTGGTTGTAA
- a CDS encoding nucleotide pyrophosphohydrolase: protein MSNWKELQEALIKFRNERDWEQFHNPKDLALALSIEAAELNELFLWKKAEDADQEKIKEELADVLAYAILLAEKYDLDINEIVLNKIKSNGEKYPVEKARGTAKKYDELK, encoded by the coding sequence ATGAGTAACTGGAAAGAACTACAAGAAGCTTTAATTAAATTCAGGAACGAGCGTGACTGGGAGCAGTTCCACAATCCGAAGGACCTGGCTTTGGCTTTATCTATAGAGGCAGCGGAGTTAAATGAGCTTTTCCTTTGGAAAAAGGCCGAGGATGCTGACCAGGAGAAGATCAAAGAAGAACTGGCCGATGTGCTTGCCTATGCCATATTACTTGCCGAAAAGTATGATCTGGATATCAATGAAATTGTATTGAACAAGATCAAGAGTAACGGGGAGAAGTACCCGGTTGAAAAAGCCAGGGGCACTGCCAAAAAGTATGATGAATTGAAATAA
- a CDS encoding DUF2075 domain-containing protein, which translates to MRLYAGSSTEFIALCNNNKIADLLEEAYLAEFLCTPSKSEITSWKSSLCHLAELLDRAGLKDLGIMLEYKLPLSGKRVDAILCGTDHAQNKQAILIELKQWEECRLTDYDSDYVVTWIGGKNRSVLHPSVQVGNYMYYLWNNSEVFYRSDRPVKLSACSYLHNYSLLDDDVILDKRFENAIRKFPLFTADEAAAFIDFIAERVGSGKGMEVLAEIEESELKPSQKILDKVSTAIRQKLKGELTLFGRCKSKKDYILLDEQLVVYDLVMSLALKDIKGKHAVVVRGGAGTGKSVIGLQLLADLTASRLNAQYATGSNAFTETLREILGQGSSSILKYFMSYTTAAPQSVDVLLMDEAHRIREKTAGFSKRTDLLQIQELLNAAKVCVFFVDDYQVVRREEIGTSGFIIEQAEAAGFKVYEFDLKANFRNGGSERYSHWIDHMLQIRETAHTEWVDETNFKFEIVDAPETLERIIQEKAMEGSTARITAGFCWDWTKRLDKDGQLVKDIRIGSYHRPWNAYNNLEGLQKEIPKAKFWAYQRGGIDQIGCIFTAQGFEFDYTGVIFGKDIRYNPTTGQLEGFEEFSYDYQVRGTHFLRLIKNTYRVLLGRGMKGCYVYFMDKETESYFRSRVRENKGL; encoded by the coding sequence ATGAGATTATACGCTGGCTCCTCAACTGAATTTATAGCCCTATGCAATAACAATAAAATCGCTGATCTTCTGGAAGAAGCATACTTAGCGGAATTTTTGTGTACACCCTCAAAATCTGAAATAACTTCCTGGAAAAGTTCATTATGCCATTTGGCGGAGCTGCTTGACCGTGCAGGCCTAAAAGACCTGGGTATAATGCTGGAGTACAAACTGCCACTGAGTGGCAAAAGAGTTGATGCCATCCTTTGCGGTACAGACCATGCACAAAATAAACAGGCTATCCTGATTGAACTTAAACAGTGGGAAGAGTGCAGGCTCACAGATTATGACAGTGATTATGTGGTAACCTGGATTGGAGGGAAAAACAGGTCTGTGCTCCATCCCAGTGTTCAGGTAGGTAATTACATGTATTACCTCTGGAACAATAGTGAGGTTTTTTACAGGTCCGACAGGCCTGTGAAACTTTCAGCCTGCAGTTATTTGCACAACTATAGCCTTTTAGACGATGACGTAATACTTGATAAGCGTTTTGAAAATGCCATCAGAAAGTTTCCGCTGTTTACTGCTGATGAAGCAGCAGCCTTCATTGATTTTATTGCCGAAAGGGTGGGTTCGGGAAAGGGGATGGAGGTGCTGGCGGAAATTGAAGAGAGCGAACTCAAGCCATCGCAGAAGATTCTGGATAAAGTTTCTACAGCAATCAGGCAAAAGCTAAAGGGCGAACTCACTTTATTCGGGAGATGTAAATCTAAAAAGGATTACATATTACTGGATGAGCAACTTGTGGTGTACGACCTTGTGATGAGCCTTGCGCTCAAGGACATAAAAGGTAAGCATGCAGTTGTGGTAAGAGGCGGGGCTGGTACGGGTAAATCGGTGATTGGCCTGCAGCTCCTGGCCGACCTGACTGCTTCCCGGTTAAATGCCCAATATGCCACCGGATCTAATGCATTTACAGAAACCTTAAGAGAAATACTGGGCCAGGGATCATCGTCGATACTCAAATATTTTATGTCGTACACTACTGCTGCACCTCAGTCTGTTGATGTTTTGCTTATGGATGAGGCACATCGGATCAGGGAGAAAACCGCAGGATTTTCTAAACGTACAGACCTTCTTCAAATTCAGGAATTGCTAAATGCAGCTAAGGTCTGTGTGTTTTTTGTTGATGATTACCAGGTGGTCCGCCGCGAGGAAATAGGAACATCAGGCTTTATCATTGAGCAGGCGGAAGCTGCAGGGTTTAAGGTTTACGAGTTTGACCTGAAAGCCAATTTCCGGAATGGAGGGTCTGAACGGTATAGCCATTGGATTGACCATATGCTCCAGATCAGGGAAACAGCCCATACAGAATGGGTAGATGAAACAAATTTCAAATTTGAGATTGTGGATGCTCCGGAAACCCTGGAACGGATTATCCAGGAAAAGGCTATGGAAGGATCAACTGCAAGAATTACCGCCGGGTTTTGCTGGGACTGGACGAAACGACTGGATAAAGACGGGCAATTGGTTAAAGATATAAGAATTGGCAGCTATCACAGGCCGTGGAATGCCTACAATAATTTAGAGGGACTACAGAAAGAAATTCCCAAAGCCAAATTCTGGGCCTATCAAAGGGGAGGAATTGATCAGATTGGGTGTATTTTCACTGCACAGGGATTTGAGTTCGATTATACAGGTGTCATCTTTGGTAAGGATATCAGATATAATCCAACTACGGGCCAGCTGGAAGGTTTTGAAGAATTTAGCTATGACTATCAGGTTAGAGGAACACATTTTCTTCGCTTAATTAAAAATACTTATCGGGTGTTGTTGGGAAGGGGAATGAAGGGTTGTTATGTGTATTTTATGGACAAGGAGACGGAAAGTTATTTTAGGAGCAGGGTGAGGGAAAATAAAGGGTTATGA
- a CDS encoding very short patch repair endonuclease — protein sequence MTDVHSKETRSYNMSRIKGKDTKPELLVRKFLHKNGFRYRIHVKDLPGKPDIVLPKYKTVIFVHGCFWHGHAGCRYYVIPKTRTDWWLNKINGNVTKDLKSKQALIDSGWNIIEIWECELRKARIENTLLALKESFGIIK from the coding sequence ATGACAGACGTACACTCAAAGGAAACCCGCTCTTATAATATGAGCAGAATAAAAGGGAAGGATACTAAACCTGAACTTTTAGTGCGTAAATTTCTGCATAAAAACGGATTTCGTTACCGTATTCATGTTAAAGATCTTCCGGGCAAGCCAGATATAGTTTTACCAAAATATAAAACTGTTATTTTTGTGCACGGTTGCTTTTGGCATGGTCATGCTGGATGTCGGTACTACGTCATTCCAAAGACCCGAACTGATTGGTGGTTAAATAAAATCAATGGTAATGTAACTAAGGATCTTAAATCCAAACAGGCACTAATTGATAGTGGATGGAATATAATTGAAATTTGGGAATGTGAGCTTAGGAAGGCCAGGATTGAGAATACGCTCTTAGCTTTAAAAGAAAGTTTTGGTATAATCAAATAA
- a CDS encoding DNA cytosine methyltransferase, producing the protein MLEFYYKFHNKKFKIKSEELANEIEKILINENLTVIESSDNHIPLGYKSLLGDSLFRRLSNIYYTIRQNDGKNHFLLKKYLPEKKRKPRSANQFADFFSGAGGLSQGLINAGFQPVFVNDNYTDALETYYFNHSLPLNQFYNGDIRKLVENFSQYKHLFKGVKIICGGPPCQGFSTANRQNFEVEETTKQKRFIEDERNVLYKYFVKLIGLIQPDYFIMENVKGMMRVEKQIEEDIQRETNHEYSFIPLELDAQNFDIPQSRKRYILIGGKNFMFIEQIKKNIYSKKNGTSKYKLADALYGLPGIKTNPYKLNPDYESEVHGYAIRKLKLEQNKFLKEINGSKEMNYLFNHKSRYNNDNDLEIFRTLPEGENSLHPSVQKLSNYNNRNHIFKDKYYKLKRNEVSKTITSHMKYDCHMYIHPDQARGLSPREAARIQTFPDDYVFRGSLNDWYKQIGNAVPVKMAQVIAQELKKF; encoded by the coding sequence ATGTTAGAGTTTTATTATAAATTTCATAACAAAAAGTTTAAAATCAAATCAGAAGAGCTAGCCAATGAAATTGAAAAAATTCTTATTAACGAAAATCTGACTGTTATTGAATCTTCTGATAATCATATCCCATTAGGGTACAAATCTCTTCTTGGTGATTCATTATTCAGGCGTTTGAGTAATATTTACTATACAATCAGGCAAAATGATGGTAAAAACCATTTTTTGCTAAAAAAATATTTACCTGAAAAAAAACGAAAACCGAGATCTGCCAATCAATTTGCAGATTTTTTCAGTGGCGCCGGTGGGCTGAGTCAAGGGCTTATCAATGCAGGTTTCCAACCCGTATTTGTAAATGACAATTATACTGATGCATTGGAAACCTATTATTTCAATCACAGTTTGCCTCTCAACCAGTTTTATAACGGTGACATTAGAAAACTGGTTGAGAATTTCTCTCAGTATAAACATTTATTCAAAGGAGTGAAAATAATTTGTGGCGGGCCACCTTGCCAGGGTTTTTCAACTGCTAACAGGCAAAACTTTGAAGTTGAGGAAACAACAAAACAGAAGCGTTTTATTGAAGATGAAAGAAATGTTCTTTATAAGTATTTTGTAAAGCTCATTGGTCTTATTCAACCCGACTATTTCATTATGGAAAATGTAAAAGGGATGATGAGGGTTGAAAAACAAATTGAAGAGGACATACAGCGTGAAACCAATCATGAATATTCATTTATTCCTTTGGAGCTTGATGCGCAGAATTTTGATATTCCGCAAAGCAGGAAGCGATATATTCTTATAGGGGGTAAGAACTTTATGTTTATTGAACAAATTAAAAAGAATATTTACAGTAAAAAAAATGGAACCAGCAAATATAAACTTGCTGATGCTTTATACGGTTTGCCTGGTATTAAAACAAATCCCTATAAACTAAATCCGGATTACGAAAGCGAGGTTCATGGATATGCTATCAGAAAGCTGAAATTGGAGCAGAACAAATTTTTGAAGGAGATAAATGGAAGTAAGGAAATGAATTACCTCTTTAATCACAAGTCAAGATACAATAATGACAATGATCTGGAAATATTCAGGACCTTACCTGAGGGAGAGAACTCATTGCATCCCAGTGTACAGAAATTGAGTAACTATAATAACCGCAATCATATTTTTAAGGATAAATATTATAAGCTCAAACGGAATGAAGTATCTAAAACCATTACATCACATATGAAATATGATTGTCACATGTACATTCATCCGGATCAAGCGCGGGGATTAAGTCCACGAGAAGCAGCACGGATACAAACATTTCCGGATGATTATGTATTCAGAGGATCACTAAATGACTGGTACAAGCAAATTGGCAATGCCGTTCCAGTAAAAATGGCCCAGGTAATAGCGCAAGAATTGAAGAAATTTTAG
- a CDS encoding DNA cytosine methyltransferase, producing MRYIELFSGIGGFRNAADHLTVDTDQPFECIAFSEIDRHAKSTYLANYNTEGEVQMDDIISFTDEKKNIENLPDFDLLLGGFPCQAFSLLGKQLGLEDERGKILFSIHEILKEKQPEFVVLENVRNIIKHDKGKTLELIINFFREHKYKYVNYVVLDTQSFGLPQRRSRIFFVCSKKELEIELTEEAIVRNFNNIDHHGLHTYSNVLDILGKDADQKYYLSEKIKHTILDGGSKNFWSKSQIDLDIARTLTATMVKMHRACQDNYYSDDYILTGQSHMDTSKEVLFKKPVRRLMPSEALKLQGFDQVFFDRARAAGVSEHQLYKQSGNALSVNTGYALLHYLFVHLRIQD from the coding sequence ATGAGATATATAGAATTATTTTCCGGTATTGGAGGATTCAGAAATGCGGCTGATCACCTAACTGTTGATACTGATCAACCATTTGAATGTATCGCTTTTTCAGAGATTGATAGACATGCTAAGTCTACCTATCTGGCAAACTATAATACGGAGGGGGAAGTCCAGATGGATGATATTATCAGTTTTACGGATGAAAAAAAAAATATCGAAAACTTACCTGATTTCGATCTATTACTCGGAGGATTTCCGTGTCAGGCTTTCAGCTTATTAGGAAAGCAACTTGGCCTGGAAGATGAAAGAGGAAAAATACTTTTCAGTATACATGAAATTCTAAAGGAAAAACAACCTGAGTTTGTAGTTCTCGAGAATGTCAGAAACATCATTAAACATGATAAAGGTAAAACCCTGGAATTGATAATTAATTTCTTTAGGGAACATAAATATAAATATGTAAACTATGTAGTTCTCGACACCCAATCGTTTGGACTCCCGCAAAGACGTAGCCGGATCTTTTTTGTCTGCAGTAAGAAGGAATTGGAAATTGAGCTTACAGAAGAAGCAATAGTCAGGAATTTTAACAATATTGATCATCATGGTTTACATACTTACTCGAATGTCCTGGATATCCTTGGAAAAGATGCTGATCAGAAATATTATCTGTCCGAAAAAATAAAACACACTATATTGGATGGTGGCTCTAAAAATTTCTGGAGTAAATCACAGATTGATCTGGATATAGCCAGAACGCTAACTGCTACAATGGTGAAAATGCATCGTGCCTGTCAGGATAATTATTATTCCGATGACTATATATTAACTGGCCAATCCCATATGGATACTTCGAAAGAAGTGTTATTTAAAAAGCCTGTAAGAAGATTAATGCCGTCAGAAGCTCTGAAGCTTCAAGGCTTCGATCAGGTTTTTTTTGATAGGGCCAGAGCAGCCGGTGTAAGTGAGCATCAACTTTATAAGCAGTCAGGTAATGCCTTGAGTGTTAATACAGGTTATGCATTATTACATTATTTATTTGTTCATCTTAGAATCCAGGATTAA